From the genome of Biomphalaria glabrata chromosome 1, xgBioGlab47.1, whole genome shotgun sequence, one region includes:
- the LOC106061289 gene encoding uncharacterized protein LOC106061289 isoform X4: MEIDCSLETLNATLKPSDTSLEALNTTSKLFNSTPTTIATTYKELELITTLQAFVDSVEVTTKDRSQPKPTTASFGKSIKEDPAATCAHFLSAEPQIFNRINSPFKCTHSGVIFDELTRFIVEEYDTCVTYKSQEKQSKILYCSIVINHHMCLQAVGSDLDIETMPTYSAVARTVKELCFLNKTLPRKCLFEHLRNVEDCVTEDVKSLLEMENKKWQYGAINVCSHFEIKKLCMWEELRPCQDQMASLMASFIGVLMKPPACTYTVSSAVFSFSFVWPISIILTAAYLIALYS; encoded by the exons Atgg AAATTGATTGTTCATTAGAAACTTTGAATGCCACATTAAAACCATCTGATACATCACTAGAAGCACTGAACACTACATCAAAGCTGTTTAATTCAACCCCAACTACAATCGCTACAACTTATAAAGAGTTAGAACTAATTACAACCCTACAAGCATTTGTAGACTCAGTCGAAGTTACAACAAAGGATAGATCACAGCCTAAGCCTACAACTGCATCATTTGGAAAAAGTATtaag GAAGATCCTGCTGCTACTTGTGCACATTTTTTATCAGCTGAACCACAAATCTTCAACAGAATTAATTCACCCTTTAAGTGCACCCACAGTGGTGTTATTTTTGATGAATTGACAAGGTTTATTGTGGAGGAATATGACACCTGTGT TACTTATAAAAGTCAAGAGAAACAAAGCAAGATTTTATACTGTTCAATAGTCATTAACCATCATATGTGTCTTCAAGCCGTGGGGAGTGACCTTGATATAGAAACAATGCCAACTTACTCTGCTGTGGCTAGAACAGTCAaggagctttgttttttaaataaaa CTTTACcaagaaaatgtttatttgaacATCTTAGAAATGTAGAAGACTGTGTAACAGAGGATGTCAAATCTTTActtgagatggagaacaagaaATGGCAATATGGAGCAATTAATGTTTGTAG tCATTTTGAAATCAAAAAGCTGTGTATGTGGGAGGAGCTGAGGCCATGCCAAGACCAAATGGCCAGCTTAATGGCCTCCTTCATTGGTGTGTTGATGAAACCCCCTGCATGTACTTACACTGTGTCTAGTGCAGTTTTCAGTTTCTCATTCGTTTGGCCAATTTCCATCATTTTAACAGCAGCTTATTTAATTGCCTTGTAtagttaa
- the LOC106061289 gene encoding uncharacterized protein LOC106061289 isoform X3, which translates to MLKFFLCLVDKLLVKMIWWLLCILVSEIDCSLETLNATLKPSDTSLEALNTTSKLFNSTPTTIATTYKELELITTLQAFVDSVEVTTKDRSQPKPTTASFGKSIKEDPAATCAHFLSAEPQIFNRINSPFKCTHSGVIFDELTRFIVEEYDTCVTYKSQEKQSKILYCSIVINHHMCLQAVGSDLDIETMPTYSAVARTVKELCFLNKTLPRKCLFEHLRNVEDCVTEDVKSLLEMENKKWQYGAINVCSHFEIKKLCMWEELRPCQDQMASLMASFIGVLMKPPACTYTVSSAVFSFSFVWPISIILTAAYLIALYS; encoded by the exons ATGCTCAAGTTTTTTCTTTGCTTAGTGGATAAGCTGTTAGTTAAAATGATTTGGTGGCTTCTGTGCATTCTAGTTTCAG AAATTGATTGTTCATTAGAAACTTTGAATGCCACATTAAAACCATCTGATACATCACTAGAAGCACTGAACACTACATCAAAGCTGTTTAATTCAACCCCAACTACAATCGCTACAACTTATAAAGAGTTAGAACTAATTACAACCCTACAAGCATTTGTAGACTCAGTCGAAGTTACAACAAAGGATAGATCACAGCCTAAGCCTACAACTGCATCATTTGGAAAAAGTATtaag GAAGATCCTGCTGCTACTTGTGCACATTTTTTATCAGCTGAACCACAAATCTTCAACAGAATTAATTCACCCTTTAAGTGCACCCACAGTGGTGTTATTTTTGATGAATTGACAAGGTTTATTGTGGAGGAATATGACACCTGTGT TACTTATAAAAGTCAAGAGAAACAAAGCAAGATTTTATACTGTTCAATAGTCATTAACCATCATATGTGTCTTCAAGCCGTGGGGAGTGACCTTGATATAGAAACAATGCCAACTTACTCTGCTGTGGCTAGAACAGTCAaggagctttgttttttaaataaaa CTTTACcaagaaaatgtttatttgaacATCTTAGAAATGTAGAAGACTGTGTAACAGAGGATGTCAAATCTTTActtgagatggagaacaagaaATGGCAATATGGAGCAATTAATGTTTGTAG tCATTTTGAAATCAAAAAGCTGTGTATGTGGGAGGAGCTGAGGCCATGCCAAGACCAAATGGCCAGCTTAATGGCCTCCTTCATTGGTGTGTTGATGAAACCCCCTGCATGTACTTACACTGTGTCTAGTGCAGTTTTCAGTTTCTCATTCGTTTGGCCAATTTCCATCATTTTAACAGCAGCTTATTTAATTGCCTTGTAtagttaa